In a single window of the Prevotella melaninogenica genome:
- a CDS encoding alpha-hydroxy-acid oxidizing protein: protein MNDNVKSPWPGPAGMIPVTSGKADDANVFNRNYLDSIHVEMRVIDAIEPSLKTVIFGEEFDSPIMMPAFSHLNKVLKDGKKPMLEYARAAKKLNTVNWVGMEPNEEYAEIAAEGARTVRIIKPFADHSIILDEIQFAIKHGAIAVGVDIDHVPGTDGRYDVVDGIPLGPVMLSDLKEYVKAAGSVPFVAKGVLSVQDALKCKEAGCAAIVISHHHGRIPFGIAPLMVLPKIKAALEGSGIAIFVDCGIDTGYDAYKALALGADAVAVGRGILKPLLQQGAEGVEEKVQKMNEQLSELMMYTCVKDTRSFDASVLYI from the coding sequence ATGAACGATAACGTAAAGAGTCCATGGCCAGGACCAGCGGGAATGATTCCCGTAACAAGCGGCAAAGCAGATGATGCAAATGTTTTTAACCGTAACTACTTGGATTCTATCCATGTTGAGATGCGTGTTATTGATGCCATTGAACCATCGTTGAAGACAGTTATCTTCGGCGAAGAGTTCGATTCACCAATTATGATGCCTGCCTTCTCGCATCTGAATAAGGTGCTGAAAGATGGCAAGAAACCAATGTTAGAGTATGCTCGTGCTGCCAAAAAGCTGAATACAGTCAACTGGGTAGGTATGGAACCTAACGAGGAATATGCTGAAATTGCAGCTGAAGGAGCACGAACAGTGAGAATCATTAAGCCATTTGCTGACCATAGTATCATCCTTGATGAGATTCAGTTTGCTATCAAACATGGTGCAATAGCTGTCGGTGTAGACATTGACCACGTTCCTGGTACAGATGGGCGGTATGATGTTGTAGATGGTATTCCACTCGGTCCTGTCATGCTTTCAGACCTCAAAGAATACGTGAAGGCTGCTGGCTCAGTTCCATTCGTTGCCAAAGGTGTACTCTCTGTGCAGGATGCTTTGAAGTGTAAGGAGGCAGGCTGTGCTGCTATCGTTATCTCTCATCACCACGGACGTATTCCTTTCGGCATTGCTCCGCTGATGGTTCTACCTAAGATTAAGGCAGCATTAGAGGGAAGCGGTATCGCAATCTTCGTTGACTGCGGTATTGATACAGGCTACGATGCTTACAAAGCACTTGCATTAGGGGCTGATGCCGTAGCTGTGGGTAGAGGTATCCTCAAGCCATTGCTGCAACAAGGAGCAGAAGGAGTTGAAGAGAAGGTACAAAAAATGAACGAACAACTTTCAGAGCTGATGATGTACACCTGCGTGAAAGATACTCGTTCATTCGATGCGTCTGTGCTTTATATCTAA
- a CDS encoding clostripain-related cysteine peptidase, whose protein sequence is MKKIFLLLQLAMLVVFTSCSREDPDPTPQPGTEVENTIFVYMPWSGVSETDSGLYGFFLTNIEDIKSAIVSQGGLGNKRLMIFISTKVNKGALINVKYQNGRCVDDTVAIYNNTLSGLKLNSAEWITTLLKRVKQEAPAKHYSMIVGCHGMGWIPGKPSTRRARLAASPFGLDRDAGMAGPPTRWLGGDAYQTDISAFDKGIKDSGIGKFQYILFDDCNMTGIEVAYELRNVTDHIIGSPTEIMAYGMPYKLLWNELSKVNPNYRNICNTFINFYSNYTYNGSPYPYGTISVIDCSQVEGMVNIMKEVNTSASLSPFVESNLQSMDGYIPSMFYDMGDYGRTILHNKPLLLSRFNQQLNLLVPEKGNTPSYYTAVRSRSGDVLPIRTYSGITISDPSSNPEVTRSLNKNLYYKATH, encoded by the coding sequence ATGAAGAAAATCTTCCTTCTCTTACAACTGGCAATGCTTGTTGTTTTTACCTCTTGTAGTCGTGAAGACCCAGACCCAACACCTCAACCAGGTACCGAGGTAGAGAATACTATCTTTGTTTATATGCCATGGTCGGGTGTTAGTGAGACTGATTCAGGACTTTACGGATTCTTTTTAACTAACATAGAGGATATAAAGAGTGCAATTGTTAGTCAAGGTGGACTTGGCAACAAGAGACTTATGATATTTATCTCTACGAAGGTGAATAAGGGTGCTTTGATTAATGTTAAGTATCAGAATGGACGCTGTGTAGACGATACCGTTGCCATCTATAATAACACATTGTCAGGCTTAAAACTGAATTCTGCAGAGTGGATAACAACTCTCTTGAAGCGTGTTAAGCAGGAAGCACCAGCTAAGCATTACTCAATGATAGTCGGATGTCATGGTATGGGATGGATTCCTGGTAAGCCAAGTACACGCCGTGCTCGCTTAGCAGCTTCTCCTTTTGGACTTGATAGAGATGCAGGTATGGCAGGACCTCCAACGCGTTGGTTGGGTGGTGATGCTTATCAGACAGATATCTCAGCCTTTGATAAGGGTATAAAAGACTCGGGTATTGGTAAGTTCCAGTACATCCTCTTTGACGATTGTAATATGACAGGTATTGAAGTTGCTTACGAACTTCGTAATGTAACAGACCATATTATTGGTAGTCCTACAGAGATTATGGCATACGGTATGCCTTATAAACTTCTGTGGAATGAACTCTCAAAGGTGAATCCAAACTATAGAAATATCTGTAACACCTTTATCAACTTCTATAGCAACTACACGTATAACGGTTCTCCTTATCCTTATGGTACAATCAGTGTAATTGATTGTTCACAGGTTGAGGGTATGGTAAACATCATGAAGGAGGTGAATACATCTGCTTCTCTCTCTCCATTTGTGGAAAGTAACCTCCAGAGTATGGATGGTTATATTCCTTCAATGTTCTATGATATGGGAGATTATGGGCGTACTATATTACATAATAAGCCACTTTTATTGTCAAGATTCAATCAGCAACTTAACCTCCTTGTTCCTGAGAAGGGCAATACACCATCATATTATACCGCTGTTCGCAGTCGTAGTGGAGATGTACTGCCTATCCGAACTTATTCAGGTATAACCATCTCCGACCCTTCTTCAAATCCAGAGGTAACCCGTTCTTTAAACAAGAACCTTTATTATAAGGCTACCCATTAG
- the tyrS gene encoding tyrosine--tRNA ligase yields MKNFVEELRWRGMLAQMMPGTEEMLQKEMVSAYLGTDPTADSLHIGHLCGIMMLRHLQRCGHKPYLLVGGATGMIGDPSGKSQERNLLDTETLYHNQEAIKKQVSKFLDFDGNEPNKAEMVNNYDWMKDFTFLDFARLVGKHITVNYMMAKDSVKKRLSGESRDGLSFTEFTYQLLQGYDFLYLYEKFGVKLQLGGNDQWGNMTTGTELIRRTLGNETETYCLTCPLITKADGKKFGKTESGNIWLDRNRTTPYAFYQFWLNVSDDDAEKYIKIFTSLEKDVIDSLVEEHRQDPGRRTLQYRLAEEVTRMVHSQEDLDMAIAASNILFGKSTKENLLQLDEQTFTDVFKDVPHYEVSKDVLGQPAVDVFNQEGMQIFPSKSEMRKLVKGGGVALNKEKLAAFDQPVTAEDLIDGKYLLVQKGKKNYSLIIVK; encoded by the coding sequence ATGAAGAACTTTGTAGAAGAACTCCGTTGGCGTGGTATGCTGGCTCAGATGATGCCAGGTACTGAGGAAATGCTTCAGAAAGAAATGGTTTCAGCTTACTTGGGTACTGACCCAACTGCTGACTCATTGCATATTGGACACCTTTGTGGTATCATGATGTTGCGTCATTTGCAGCGTTGTGGACACAAACCTTACCTCCTTGTAGGTGGTGCTACTGGTATGATTGGTGACCCTTCTGGTAAGAGTCAGGAGCGTAACCTTCTTGATACTGAAACACTTTACCATAACCAGGAGGCTATCAAGAAGCAGGTTAGTAAGTTCCTCGACTTTGATGGCAACGAGCCTAACAAGGCTGAGATGGTTAATAACTATGACTGGATGAAGGACTTTACCTTCCTTGACTTCGCTCGATTGGTTGGTAAGCACATCACTGTCAACTATATGATGGCTAAGGATAGTGTGAAGAAGCGCTTGAGTGGCGAGAGTCGCGATGGACTTAGCTTTACTGAGTTCACCTATCAGCTTCTGCAAGGTTACGACTTCCTCTATCTCTATGAGAAGTTTGGTGTAAAGTTGCAGTTAGGTGGTAATGACCAGTGGGGTAATATGACTACTGGTACAGAGCTTATCCGTCGTACTTTAGGTAACGAAACTGAGACATATTGCCTTACTTGTCCACTGATAACAAAGGCGGATGGTAAGAAGTTTGGTAAGACTGAAAGCGGTAACATCTGGCTTGATCGTAACCGTACTACACCATACGCATTCTATCAGTTCTGGTTGAATGTCAGTGATGATGATGCCGAGAAGTATATCAAGATCTTCACCTCTTTGGAGAAGGATGTTATCGATAGTCTCGTTGAAGAGCACCGTCAGGACCCAGGTCGTCGTACACTTCAATATCGTCTTGCAGAGGAGGTTACTCGTATGGTTCACTCTCAGGAAGACCTTGATATGGCTATTGCAGCCTCTAACATCCTCTTTGGTAAGAGTACAAAGGAGAACTTGTTGCAGTTAGACGAGCAGACCTTTACCGATGTCTTCAAGGATGTACCACATTACGAGGTGTCAAAGGATGTCCTTGGTCAGCCTGCTGTTGATGTCTTCAATCAGGAAGGTATGCAGATATTCCCAAGTAAGAGTGAGATGCGTAAGCTCGTTAAGGGCGGTGGCGTAGCACTCAACAAGGAAAAACTCGCAGCCTTTGATCAGCCAGTAACAGCCGAGGATCTTATCGATGGTAAGTATCTCCTCGTACAGAAGGGTAAGAAGAATTACTCTTTGATTATTGTAAAGTAA
- the yidD gene encoding membrane protein insertion efficiency factor YidD — translation MDEKERNERASNEQQSQNVLAKLWQLFTRGLSWLLILPILFYRQFISPFTPPSCRFTPSCSEYGRQAILKHGPFKGLALTIWRILRCNPWGGSGYDPVP, via the coding sequence ATGGATGAGAAGGAGAGAAATGAGAGGGCGTCAAATGAGCAGCAATCTCAAAACGTTTTAGCCAAACTATGGCAACTTTTTACTCGTGGTTTATCATGGCTATTGATACTCCCTATACTCTTTTATCGCCAGTTCATCTCTCCTTTTACGCCACCTTCTTGTCGCTTCACTCCCAGTTGTTCGGAGTATGGTAGACAAGCTATCCTAAAGCATGGACCTTTTAAGGGATTGGCACTTACAATTTGGCGTATATTAAGATGCAACCCATGGGGCGGTAGTGGTTATGACCCAGTGCCCTAA
- the rnpA gene encoding ribonuclease P protein component: protein MEKHDERLRKEERLCSKKLIDTLFGTGGSHAMTAFPLKAVYRLIDCKAETSAPEETVMESNVQVLVSVPKKHFKRAVKRNRVKRQVREAYRKHKSFVTLRVNEHADKQLLIAFIWLSNELIDSVTIEQRVSNLLQRIGERI, encoded by the coding sequence ATGGAAAAGCATGATGAAAGACTGAGAAAAGAAGAACGTCTATGTAGCAAGAAACTCATAGATACGCTCTTTGGAACTGGTGGAAGTCATGCGATGACAGCATTCCCTTTGAAGGCTGTTTACAGACTAATTGACTGTAAGGCGGAGACTTCAGCACCAGAAGAAACGGTCATGGAGTCGAATGTACAGGTGTTAGTTAGTGTTCCGAAAAAGCATTTCAAACGCGCAGTAAAGCGCAATAGGGTTAAACGTCAGGTGCGCGAGGCTTATCGAAAGCACAAGAGTTTTGTGACGCTTCGTGTGAACGAGCATGCTGACAAGCAGTTGTTAATAGCTTTTATATGGCTTTCAAACGAATTGATAGATTCTGTTACAATTGAACAGCGGGTTTCTAACCTGCTTCAAAGAATAGGAGAACGGATATGA
- a CDS encoding uroporphyrinogen-III synthase, whose translation MIKKILVSQPKPSSEKSPYYDIAEDLGVELVFRPFFKVEGLSAKEFRQQKINLLDYTAVVFTSRHAVDNYFNLAKEMRVTIPEDMKYFCVIETIALYIQKYVQYRKRKVFFGNTGKIDSLIPTMTKHKTEKYLVPQSSVHTDALTELLDANKLKHKECVMYRTVSNGLTEEEVKNFDYDMLVFFSPTGVKALKENIPNFEQGDIKIAAFGPATAKEVEAQGLRLDLQAPSQEYPSMTGALRAFLEKEKKNK comes from the coding sequence ATGATAAAAAAGATCTTGGTTTCACAGCCAAAGCCGTCAAGCGAAAAGTCGCCATATTACGACATAGCAGAAGACTTAGGAGTGGAACTGGTTTTCAGACCTTTCTTTAAGGTCGAAGGACTCTCAGCGAAAGAGTTCCGTCAGCAGAAGATAAACCTGTTGGATTATACAGCAGTGGTGTTTACTTCTCGTCATGCTGTAGACAATTATTTTAATCTCGCTAAGGAAATGCGTGTTACTATCCCAGAGGATATGAAGTATTTCTGTGTGATTGAAACGATTGCTCTTTATATTCAGAAATACGTGCAGTACCGCAAACGTAAGGTGTTCTTTGGTAATACGGGAAAGATTGATAGTCTTATCCCTACAATGACTAAGCATAAGACAGAGAAGTACCTTGTTCCACAGAGTTCTGTTCATACAGACGCTTTGACGGAGTTATTGGATGCAAATAAGCTCAAGCATAAGGAATGTGTGATGTATCGCACAGTGAGCAATGGCTTAACTGAGGAAGAAGTTAAGAACTTTGATTATGATATGCTTGTCTTCTTTAGCCCAACAGGAGTAAAGGCTCTGAAAGAGAATATCCCTAACTTTGAACAAGGGGATATCAAGATAGCAGCCTTTGGTCCTGCTACAGCAAAGGAAGTTGAGGCACAGGGTCTGAGACTTGACCTACAAGCACCATCTCAGGAGTATCCTTCTATGACTGGTGCATTGCGTGCTTTCTTAGAGAAAGAGAAGAAGAATAAATAA
- a CDS encoding DUF4271 domain-containing protein, with translation MPTTDSIVRPSLLLKSTLAAGKKANVDSVAKASQKTDSSILLRPKKQKTFQLTDFKFAEEGYFKGNKYFKLGREYIHADGVSGVLAPYAVSNDNVIAAILLGCFVMAMVAFSLSRNFIERQIKSFFRVSRSKESVVETNEEMRFQTILIAQTSLLGSILYYFFVRNLGGGKLSNETQLGAIGCFFGVFVAYFLFKYLVYGFVNWVFFDRKNNGQWQRTQVFLSSLEGVLLFPIVLLLVYFSLSLQAALIYTLIVMLIVKMLAFYKSYSIFFKRMGASLQIILYFCALELMPLMVLWGVLFITDNYLIINF, from the coding sequence ATGCCGACAACTGATTCCATTGTTCGCCCGTCCCTGCTGTTAAAGTCAACATTGGCAGCAGGGAAGAAGGCGAATGTCGATTCTGTGGCAAAGGCGAGTCAGAAAACTGATTCGTCTATCTTGTTGCGCCCTAAAAAGCAGAAGACGTTTCAGCTGACGGATTTCAAATTTGCAGAAGAAGGCTACTTTAAAGGGAATAAGTATTTCAAACTGGGACGTGAATATATTCATGCTGATGGTGTGTCTGGCGTCCTTGCTCCTTATGCTGTAAGCAATGATAATGTTATTGCTGCAATACTCTTAGGGTGTTTTGTGATGGCGATGGTGGCTTTTTCACTTTCGAGGAATTTCATAGAACGACAGATAAAGAGTTTCTTTAGAGTTAGCCGTAGTAAGGAGTCGGTAGTTGAAACAAATGAAGAGATGCGCTTTCAAACAATCCTGATAGCACAGACCTCTTTGTTAGGTAGTATTCTCTATTATTTCTTCGTACGTAATTTGGGAGGCGGTAAGCTCTCGAATGAAACACAACTTGGAGCGATAGGATGTTTTTTTGGCGTTTTTGTCGCTTACTTCCTATTTAAGTATCTGGTCTATGGATTCGTAAACTGGGTGTTCTTTGATAGGAAAAATAATGGACAATGGCAGCGTACGCAGGTCTTCCTTTCTTCTCTGGAAGGAGTCTTGTTGTTCCCGATAGTACTCTTGCTGGTTTACTTCTCTTTGTCACTCCAAGCAGCATTGATTTATACACTAATTGTTATGTTAATCGTCAAAATGCTTGCTTTTTATAAGAGTTACAGTATCTTTTTTAAGAGAATGGGGGCCAGTCTGCAAATAATTTTGTACTTTTGTGCGCTCGAATTGATGCCGTTGATGGTATTGTGGGGCGTTTTGTTCATTACAGATAACTATTTGATAATAAACTTTTAG
- the metK gene encoding methionine adenosyltransferase, protein MAYLFSSESVSEGHPDKVADQISDALLDQFLAYDEDARCAIETFNTTGQVVIMGEVRSKEYVDLQTIARRTINKIGYTKAEYQFDGNSCGILSAIHEQSDDINRGVDNGDTENQGAGDQGMMFGYACNETDNYMPVTLDLAHLLMTTLADIRKEGKQMTYLRPDSKSQVTVEYSDDNIPQRIDTIVVSTQHDDFIKPADDSREAQLKADKEMVEQIHKDVLEILMPRVKAQITSEKVLALFNDNIKYLVNPTGKFVIGGPHGDTGLTGRKIIVDTYGGKGGHGGGAFSGKDSSKVDRSAAYAARYIAKNMVAAGVSDEILVQLAYAIGVAEPVSVYVNTYGRSHVKATDGEIAEMVKKLFDLRPKAIEKTLKLRQPMYLETAAYGHMGRQNEVVQKTFESRYHEKKTVDIELFTWEKLDRVEDIKKTFGL, encoded by the coding sequence ATGGCATATTTGTTTTCATCGGAATCAGTATCTGAGGGACACCCAGATAAGGTTGCCGATCAGATAAGCGACGCATTGCTCGACCAATTCTTGGCATACGACGAGGATGCACGTTGCGCTATAGAAACCTTTAACACTACGGGACAGGTAGTGATTATGGGTGAGGTAAGGTCTAAGGAATATGTTGACCTTCAGACAATTGCTCGTAGGACAATTAACAAAATCGGTTATACAAAGGCTGAGTATCAGTTTGATGGTAATAGCTGCGGTATTCTCTCTGCTATTCATGAGCAGAGTGATGATATCAACCGTGGTGTTGACAATGGTGATACTGAGAACCAAGGAGCTGGCGATCAGGGTATGATGTTTGGTTATGCTTGTAACGAAACAGACAATTATATGCCTGTGACACTCGATTTAGCACACCTCCTTATGACCACATTGGCTGACATCCGCAAGGAAGGTAAGCAGATGACTTATCTCCGTCCAGACTCTAAAAGTCAGGTGACAGTGGAGTACAGCGATGACAATATTCCACAGCGTATAGACACAATTGTTGTTTCAACACAGCACGACGACTTTATCAAGCCTGCTGACGACTCACGTGAAGCACAGCTAAAGGCGGATAAGGAGATGGTTGAACAGATTCATAAGGACGTTCTTGAGATTCTGATGCCACGCGTAAAGGCGCAGATTACATCGGAGAAAGTACTTGCCTTGTTCAACGACAATATCAAGTATCTTGTCAATCCAACGGGTAAGTTTGTGATTGGTGGTCCTCATGGTGATACTGGTTTGACTGGTCGTAAGATTATTGTTGATACTTACGGTGGTAAAGGCGGTCATGGTGGTGGTGCCTTCTCTGGTAAGGATTCAAGTAAGGTAGACCGTTCTGCAGCCTATGCAGCACGCTATATCGCCAAGAATATGGTGGCAGCTGGTGTGAGTGATGAGATTCTCGTACAGTTAGCATACGCCATTGGTGTTGCTGAGCCAGTTAGTGTTTATGTGAATACCTATGGTCGTTCACACGTGAAGGCTACTGATGGTGAGATTGCAGAGATGGTGAAGAAACTCTTTGATCTTCGTCCAAAGGCGATTGAGAAGACGCTGAAACTCCGTCAACCAATGTATTTGGAGACTGCTGCTTATGGTCACATGGGACGTCAGAACGAGGTTGTTCAGAAGACTTTCGAGAGCCGTTATCATGAGAAAAAGACGGTTGATATTGAACTTTTCACTTGGGAAAAGCTCGACCGTGTAGAGGATATCAAAAAGACATTCGGACTATAA
- a CDS encoding M16 family metallopeptidase produces MKIKHLFLIVLLFVTGMVSAQQMGPIPVNKNVRQGKLSNGLTYYILHNEWPEHVANFYIAQRVGSIQENDNQRGLAHFLEHMAFNGSEHFPDSTLLEFTRSLGVEFGSNLNAYTSIDQTVYRICDVPTARQTALDSCLLILKDWSNGLVLADKEIDKERGVIHQEWQLRRTPVMRIYDDVLPKFYPNSKYGHRMPIGLMSIVDKFPYQDLRDYYKKWYRPDNQCIIVVGDVDVDHMENEIKKLWANATVPANAAQVVEEAVPDTKDAIYVFGKDKEMPYSQVGFCMKHDAFPDSQKGDMYYYVDSYAKNIITMMLNQRLSELAQKADCPFTGAYSEDGDYMLSKPKAAFSMAADAKEGKDLQALAAIYREAQRVRLYGFTAGEYDRMKAEYLSQLESAYVNRNKVKNAQYGDELRDHYLANEPIPSKEDDYQIMKQLVEMPALNVDVINKYAQELITDKDSNFVAYIFAQEKAGATYPTEAQMAQTINAVRAEKIEPYVDNVKQEPLLDEKKLPKAGKIVGEKENKVLGYKELTLSNGARVILKKTDFKDNEIQFQASAKGGKGLYGKADFSNLQLFDVVLGYSGLGNFSRQELQKALSGKQALMGCSMSSYYQSLAGSCVPKDIETMMQLLYLNFTNIAKDEASYKAMMAQLELALKNRDLSPESVFSDSLSNTIYGHEPRFAPMTLNTLKNVSYDRILQIWKERFANPGQFVYYFVGNFDEATLRPLIEKYIASLPKGKAENWKDVPSYVNGKVANKFTRKSETPKAIAFEFWHAPMAYTLEGDILTDAAAQVLSMVYLKSIREDASAAYSVSASGKLRRLGNKAVAIVQGYCPMDPEKADLAVKLLAEGMKDNTVKMDADKVQKVKDLMLKNADLAAKNNGYWMGILDDYIWSGVDFHTNYKKTVESLTPAKLATHLKQIVAAGNHAEVIMTPAK; encoded by the coding sequence ATGAAAATCAAACATTTATTCTTAATCGTCTTACTCTTTGTCACTGGAATGGTCTCTGCACAGCAGATGGGACCTATCCCTGTGAATAAGAACGTAAGACAAGGTAAGCTCAGCAATGGCTTAACTTACTACATCCTTCACAATGAATGGCCAGAGCACGTTGCTAACTTTTACATTGCACAACGTGTTGGTTCTATTCAAGAGAATGATAATCAGCGTGGTTTGGCTCACTTCCTTGAGCACATGGCATTCAATGGTTCAGAGCATTTCCCTGACTCAACGCTCCTCGAATTCACCCGTTCACTTGGTGTGGAGTTCGGTAGCAACTTGAATGCTTACACCAGTATCGACCAGACGGTCTATCGTATCTGCGACGTGCCTACAGCTCGTCAGACAGCACTCGACTCTTGTCTGTTGATTCTCAAGGACTGGTCAAATGGTCTTGTACTTGCTGACAAGGAGATAGACAAGGAACGTGGCGTTATTCATCAGGAGTGGCAGTTGCGCCGTACACCAGTGATGCGAATCTATGATGACGTTTTGCCTAAGTTTTATCCTAACTCAAAGTACGGTCATCGTATGCCAATCGGTTTGATGAGCATTGTTGACAAGTTCCCTTATCAGGACCTCCGCGACTACTATAAGAAGTGGTATCGTCCAGACAACCAGTGTATCATCGTTGTTGGTGATGTCGATGTAGACCACATGGAGAATGAGATTAAGAAGCTTTGGGCTAACGCTACTGTTCCTGCCAATGCTGCACAGGTTGTAGAAGAGGCTGTGCCAGACACTAAGGATGCTATCTACGTGTTCGGTAAGGACAAGGAGATGCCTTACAGTCAGGTAGGTTTCTGCATGAAACATGACGCCTTCCCTGATTCACAGAAGGGCGATATGTACTACTATGTAGACTCTTATGCAAAGAATATCATCACCATGATGCTCAATCAGCGACTCTCTGAGTTGGCACAGAAGGCAGACTGTCCTTTCACAGGTGCTTATTCAGAGGATGGCGATTACATGCTTTCAAAACCAAAGGCTGCCTTCAGTATGGCTGCAGATGCTAAGGAAGGTAAGGACCTCCAAGCACTTGCTGCTATCTATCGTGAGGCACAGCGCGTTCGTCTTTATGGCTTTACAGCAGGCGAATACGACCGTATGAAGGCTGAATACCTCTCTCAGTTGGAGTCTGCTTACGTTAATCGTAACAAGGTAAAGAACGCTCAGTATGGTGATGAACTTCGTGATCACTATCTTGCTAACGAACCAATCCCAAGCAAGGAGGATGATTATCAGATTATGAAGCAGTTGGTTGAGATGCCTGCATTGAACGTTGATGTTATCAATAAGTATGCACAAGAACTCATCACGGATAAGGATAGTAACTTCGTAGCTTATATCTTTGCACAGGAAAAGGCTGGTGCTACCTACCCAACAGAGGCTCAGATGGCACAGACAATCAATGCTGTACGTGCAGAGAAGATAGAACCATACGTTGACAACGTAAAGCAGGAGCCACTGCTCGACGAGAAGAAACTCCCTAAGGCTGGTAAGATTGTTGGCGAGAAGGAGAATAAGGTGCTTGGTTATAAGGAACTGACATTGAGCAATGGTGCACGTGTTATCCTGAAGAAGACCGACTTCAAGGACAATGAAATTCAGTTCCAAGCTTCAGCGAAGGGCGGTAAGGGACTCTATGGTAAGGCTGATTTCAGCAACTTGCAACTCTTTGATGTTGTTCTTGGTTACAGCGGTTTAGGCAATTTCTCACGTCAGGAATTGCAGAAGGCACTCTCTGGTAAGCAGGCTTTAATGGGCTGCAGTATGTCAAGCTACTATCAGTCATTAGCTGGTTCATGTGTTCCAAAGGACATCGAGACAATGATGCAGTTGCTTTACCTCAACTTTACCAATATTGCAAAGGATGAGGCTTCTTACAAAGCGATGATGGCACAGCTGGAGTTGGCACTGAAAAACAGAGACCTCTCACCTGAGAGCGTGTTCAGTGATTCGCTTAGCAACACTATCTATGGTCATGAACCACGTTTCGCTCCAATGACATTGAACACATTGAAGAATGTAAGCTACGATCGTATCTTGCAGATTTGGAAGGAGCGTTTTGCTAATCCGGGGCAGTTTGTTTACTACTTTGTTGGTAACTTTGATGAGGCTACACTCCGCCCATTGATTGAGAAGTACATTGCATCTCTGCCAAAGGGCAAGGCTGAGAACTGGAAGGACGTTCCAAGCTATGTGAATGGTAAGGTTGCAAACAAGTTCACTCGTAAGTCAGAGACACCAAAGGCAATTGCTTTTGAGTTCTGGCATGCGCCAATGGCTTATACCCTTGAGGGCGATATTCTTACTGATGCTGCAGCTCAGGTTCTCTCTATGGTTTACCTGAAGAGTATTCGTGAAGATGCCAGTGCAGCTTACTCAGTAAGCGCAAGCGGTAAGTTACGTCGTCTTGGTAATAAGGCTGTGGCTATCGTTCAGGGCTACTGTCCAATGGATCCAGAGAAAGCTGACCTTGCTGTTAAACTCCTTGCTGAGGGCATGAAGGACAACACTGTCAAGATGGATGCCGACAAGGTTCAGAAAGTTAAGGACTTGATGCTGAAGAATGCAGACCTTGCTGCTAAGAACAACGGCTATTGGATGGGTATTCTCGATGATTATATCTGGTCAGGTGTAGACTTCCATACCAACTATAAGAAGACTGTTGAGTCGCTTACTCCAGCTAAGCTTGCAACTCACTTGAAGCAGATTGTGGCAGCGGGTAACCATGCTGAGGTAATTATGACACCAGCAAAATAA